In Acetomicrobium sp. S15 = DSM 107314, the DNA window GAACCCCTTTGCGCTCCAGGCGATCATGGGACACTCAAACCTCGAGACCACTAAGCACTACATAGCCCTCGTGGACGCAAAACCGGTTGTGCTCCCGCTTCTCGAGCTACTCCGAGTGTTTGTGGAACACCGCAGGTCTGTGGTAAGAAGGCGCACCGCCTTTCGTCTCAAGAAAGCTGAAGAGAGAGCTCATGCAT includes these proteins:
- a CDS encoding DNA gyrase subunit A, whose product is MHFLRNGMNPFALQAIMGHSNLETTKHYIALVDAKPVVLPLLELLRVFVEHRRSVVRRRTAFRLKKAEERAHA